In Candidatus Ancaeobacter aquaticus, one DNA window encodes the following:
- a CDS encoding glycosyltransferase family 4 protein, which yields MKILILTLYPEPQPSTRFRVWQYLRYIKNAGISYTVSPAVPKNLFSYLYLSKRRSLNRLYTIIEAINRLKDIVSSYKYDAVFIQKAICSSSLRGLDSLLFYFNKNVIYDYDDAVHIMPPSGFFKFFSILQDKDQIKNIIRRSKAVIAGNHYLERYAKTLNSNVFYIPTSVDTERCKSPIKPACPLSKTFTIGWSGTRSTNQYLNILSEPLNRLALNGYRFQLKIVSTDLDYVDLNLFKGYPVEFEKWSYDNEHILLSSFDIGVMPLKQDRWTEGKCGLKLLLYMAYGIPVIGSPVGINSDILEDGINGYLANTNEEWTLKLTALLSDVSIRKQFIENGSQTVNNKYSVNVNATKLTSILRSLHE from the coding sequence ATGAAAATTCTTATTCTTACTTTATATCCAGAGCCTCAACCTAGTACTCGTTTCAGAGTATGGCAGTATTTACGTTATATTAAAAACGCAGGCATTTCCTATACCGTATCGCCTGCTGTTCCAAAAAATCTATTTAGTTATTTGTATTTATCAAAACGTAGGTCTTTGAATAGACTATATACTATTATTGAAGCAATTAATCGGTTAAAAGATATAGTTAGTTCTTATAAATACGATGCAGTATTTATTCAAAAAGCTATATGTAGCTCTTCATTGCGTGGTTTAGATAGCTTACTGTTTTATTTCAATAAGAATGTTATCTATGACTATGATGATGCTGTACACATAATGCCACCATCTGGTTTCTTTAAATTCTTCTCCATTCTTCAGGATAAAGACCAGATCAAAAATATTATCAGACGATCTAAAGCCGTTATTGCGGGAAATCACTATTTAGAAAGATATGCTAAGACCTTAAATAGCAATGTATTTTATATTCCAACATCAGTAGATACGGAAAGATGTAAATCTCCTATCAAACCTGCTTGCCCATTGAGTAAGACATTTACAATAGGGTGGTCTGGAACGCGAAGTACTAACCAGTACTTAAACATACTTTCTGAGCCTTTAAATAGGCTTGCATTAAATGGCTATAGATTTCAATTAAAAATTGTAAGTACCGATTTAGACTATGTTGATTTGAATTTGTTTAAAGGTTATCCCGTGGAATTTGAAAAGTGGAGTTATGATAATGAACATATTTTACTTTCATCATTTGATATAGGCGTCATGCCGCTTAAACAGGATAGATGGACAGAAGGAAAGTGTGGCTTAAAATTACTATTGTATATGGCTTATGGAATTCCTGTAATTGGTTCGCCTGTTGGTATTAACTCTGATATTCTAGAAGATGGGATTAATGGTTATCTTGCGAATACTAACGAAGAATGGACTTTAAAGCTTACAGCACTATTATCTGATGTATCAATAAGAAAACAATTTATAGAAAATGGTTCACAGACAGTGAATAACAAATATTCAGTGAATGTTAACGCCACAAAACTAACATCAATATTAAGATCATTACATGAGTAA
- a CDS encoding glycosyltransferase family 1 protein yields the protein MKIGIDARRLNPGRGMDRHTEEIIKHLSKIDKVNQYRLFTNNDVSQYELGSNFIREKLHKRFHFIRKSHMEWYGKLFFKDLDIFHFPTADIWNSSYCKTLVTLHDITPYKYPEKFFSSDEEYFTYQKHIELIKRNASCIITVSNYSKNDIIDTLGIKKNRIRVAYSGVDNNIFYKSEISVEDQSLIFDKYNIRTPYILNVGGIDFRKNLKNMIAAFILLKKNYKIPHKLIIVGSVGKYNHEYKLELIKIIQAENIESDIIFTGYVDDNDLRTLYNYAELFVFPSLYEGFGMPPVESMACGCPVITSNNTSLKEICSDSAVLIDPLDVNHIADGMHSLMNDKKLRSHLIKNGYATAIKYSWDNSVQKLLNIYNQC from the coding sequence ATGAAAATAGGGATCGATGCAAGAAGACTTAATCCCGGTAGAGGTATGGATCGGCATACTGAAGAGATAATTAAACACCTTTCGAAAATAGACAAAGTTAATCAATATAGACTTTTTACAAATAATGATGTCTCGCAATACGAATTAGGAAGCAATTTTATCCGAGAGAAATTGCACAAGAGATTTCATTTTATTAGAAAGAGCCATATGGAATGGTATGGAAAATTATTCTTCAAAGACTTAGATATTTTTCATTTTCCAACCGCTGATATTTGGAATTCATCGTATTGTAAAACACTGGTAACTTTACATGATATTACACCATACAAATATCCAGAAAAGTTTTTTTCTAGTGATGAGGAGTATTTTACGTACCAAAAACATATTGAACTTATCAAAAGAAATGCAAGTTGCATTATAACAGTATCAAACTATTCCAAGAACGATATAATAGATACGTTGGGTATTAAAAAAAATAGAATTAGAGTGGCATACAGTGGGGTCGATAATAATATTTTTTACAAAAGTGAGATATCAGTAGAAGATCAATCTCTTATTTTTGATAAGTATAATATCCGAACTCCATATATCCTAAATGTCGGAGGAATAGATTTTAGAAAGAACTTAAAAAATATGATAGCAGCATTTATTTTACTTAAAAAGAATTATAAGATTCCTCACAAATTGATAATTGTGGGAAGTGTTGGAAAATACAACCATGAATATAAGCTAGAGCTTATAAAAATAATTCAAGCCGAAAACATAGAATCAGATATAATATTTACCGGTTATGTGGACGATAATGATTTAAGAACATTATATAATTATGCAGAGTTATTTGTTTTTCCATCACTGTATGAAGGTTTTGGGATGCCTCCCGTGGAATCAATGGCATGTGGATGTCCCGTTATAACCTCGAACAATACTTCACTCAAAGAAATATGCAGTGATTCAGCAGTATTAATTGATCCGTTGGATGTAAATCACATCGCGGATGGGATGCATTCTCTCATGAATGATAAAAAGCTTCGCTCACATTTAATTAAAAATGGTTACGCTACGGCTATTAAATATTCGTGGGATAATTCTGTGCAGAAATTATTAAATATATATAACCAATGCTAA